One part of the Sarcophilus harrisii chromosome 5, mSarHar1.11, whole genome shotgun sequence genome encodes these proteins:
- the TMPO gene encoding thymopoietin isoform X2: MPEFLEDPSVLTKDRLKSELLANNVTLPAGEQRKDVYVQLYLQHLTARNRPPPPPAQPPPPAPAANSRAPPDFSSDDEREPTPVLGAAGRGRGGGAAAGRKATKKTDKPRSEEKDDLDVTELSNEELLCQLVKYGVNPGPIVGTTRKLYEKKLLKLREHVLESRSSTPLPAVSSSAENAKQNGNDDSDRYSDNEEELKLEKREPLKGKAKTPVTLKQRRVEHNQSYSQAGLTETLWTSGSSKSGPLQGLTREPTRGSRRTPRKRVETAEQLRVDGAVISESLPIAETIMASSNENLVVNRVTGNFKHAAPILPISEFSDIPRRTPKKPLTRAEVGEMTVTEERRIERDILKEMFPFEAATPTGISASCRRPIKGAAGRPLELGDFRMEGTFSSKYVPKYAPLADDKTEKTRKGRSIPMWIKILLFVIVAVFLFLVYQAMETNQGNPFSNFLNDESNAFQAKAN; the protein is encoded by the exons ATGCCCGAGTTCCTGGAGGACCCGTCGGTGCTGACGAAAGACCGGCTCAAGAGCGAGCTGCTCGCCAACAATGTGACGCTGCCGGCGGGCGAACAGCGCAAGGACGTCTACGTGCAGCTCTACCTGCAGCATCTCACGGCGCGCAACCGGCCCCCGCCGCCACCCGCTCAGCCCCCGCCGCCGGCTCCGGCCGCCAACAGCCGCGCGCCCCCGGACTTCTCCAGCGACGATGAGCGCGAGCCCACGCCGGTGCTGGGCGCCGCGGGCCGCGGGCGAGGAGGAGGCGCCGCCGCTGGAAGG AAAGCCACAAAGAAAACTGACAAACCCAGATCAGAGGAGAAAGATGATCTTGATGTAACTGAACTCTCAAATGAAGAGCTGTTGTGTCAACTGGTGAAATATGGAGTAAATCCTGGCCCTATTGTGG GAACTACCAGGAAACTATATGAGAAAAAATTGCTAAAATTAAGAGAACATGTTctagaatccagatcttccaCACCTCTGCCAGCAGTGTCTTCATCAGCAGAAAATGCTAAACAGAATGGAAATGATGACTCCGATAGATACAGTGACAATGAAGAAG AGCTCAAACTTGAGAAGAGAGAACCATTAAAAGGCAAGGCAAAGACTCCAGTAACCCTCAAGCAAAGAAGAGTTGAACATAATCAG AGCTATTCTCAAGCTGGACTTACTGAGACTCTCTGGACAAGTGGATCTTCAAAAAGTGGACCCCTGCAGGGATTAACTAGGGAGCCTACAAGAGGGTCGAGAAGAACTCCAAGAAAAAGG GTGGAAACTGCAGAACAGTTGCGTGTAGATGGTGCAGTAATTTCAGAGAGTCTTCCTATAGCTGAAACTATAATGGCTTCAAGCAACGAGAACTTA GTTGTCAATAGGGTGACTGGAAATTTCAAGCATGCAGCTCCTATTCTGCCAATCAGTGAATTCTCAGACATACCCAGAAGAACACCAAAGAAACCATTGACAAGAGCTGAA gTGGGAGAAATGACAgtaacagaagaaagaagaattgaaaGAGATATTCTTAAAGAAATGTTTCCCTTTGAAGCAGCAACACCAACAGGAATTAG TGCTAGTTGTCGCAGACCTATCAAAGGGGCTGCTGGCAGACCGTTAGAACTTGGTGACTTCAGGATGGAGGGAACATTTTCATCAAAATATGTCCCCAAATATGCTCCCTTGGCTGATGACAAgacagaaaagacaagaaaaggacGCTCCATTCCCATGTGGATAAAgattttgctttttgttattgTGGCAGTTTTCTTGTTTTTGGTCTATCAAGCTATGGAAACCAACCAAGGAaatcctttttctaattttcttaatgATGAGTCTAATGCTTTTCAGGCAAAGGCCAACTGA
- the TMPO gene encoding thymopoietin isoform X3, whose amino-acid sequence MPEFLEDPSVLTKDRLKSELLANNVTLPAGEQRKDVYVQLYLQHLTARNRPPPPPAQPPPPAPAANSRAPPDFSSDDEREPTPVLGAAGRGRGGGAAAGRKATKKTDKPRSEEKDDLDVTELSNEELLCQLVKYGVNPGPIVGTTRKLYEKKLLKLREHVLESRSSTPLPAVSSSAENAKQNGNDDSDRYSDNEEELKLEKREPLKGKAKTPVTLKQRRVEHNQVGEMTVTEERRIERDILKEMFPFEAATPTGISASCRRPIKGAAGRPLELGDFRMEGTFSSKYVPKYAPLADDKTEKTRKGRSIPMWIKILLFVIVAVFLFLVYQAMETNQGNPFSNFLNDESNAFQAKAN is encoded by the exons ATGCCCGAGTTCCTGGAGGACCCGTCGGTGCTGACGAAAGACCGGCTCAAGAGCGAGCTGCTCGCCAACAATGTGACGCTGCCGGCGGGCGAACAGCGCAAGGACGTCTACGTGCAGCTCTACCTGCAGCATCTCACGGCGCGCAACCGGCCCCCGCCGCCACCCGCTCAGCCCCCGCCGCCGGCTCCGGCCGCCAACAGCCGCGCGCCCCCGGACTTCTCCAGCGACGATGAGCGCGAGCCCACGCCGGTGCTGGGCGCCGCGGGCCGCGGGCGAGGAGGAGGCGCCGCCGCTGGAAGG AAAGCCACAAAGAAAACTGACAAACCCAGATCAGAGGAGAAAGATGATCTTGATGTAACTGAACTCTCAAATGAAGAGCTGTTGTGTCAACTGGTGAAATATGGAGTAAATCCTGGCCCTATTGTGG GAACTACCAGGAAACTATATGAGAAAAAATTGCTAAAATTAAGAGAACATGTTctagaatccagatcttccaCACCTCTGCCAGCAGTGTCTTCATCAGCAGAAAATGCTAAACAGAATGGAAATGATGACTCCGATAGATACAGTGACAATGAAGAAG AGCTCAAACTTGAGAAGAGAGAACCATTAAAAGGCAAGGCAAAGACTCCAGTAACCCTCAAGCAAAGAAGAGTTGAACATAATCAG gTGGGAGAAATGACAgtaacagaagaaagaagaattgaaaGAGATATTCTTAAAGAAATGTTTCCCTTTGAAGCAGCAACACCAACAGGAATTAG TGCTAGTTGTCGCAGACCTATCAAAGGGGCTGCTGGCAGACCGTTAGAACTTGGTGACTTCAGGATGGAGGGAACATTTTCATCAAAATATGTCCCCAAATATGCTCCCTTGGCTGATGACAAgacagaaaagacaagaaaaggacGCTCCATTCCCATGTGGATAAAgattttgctttttgttattgTGGCAGTTTTCTTGTTTTTGGTCTATCAAGCTATGGAAACCAACCAAGGAaatcctttttctaattttcttaatgATGAGTCTAATGCTTTTCAGGCAAAGGCCAACTGA
- the TMPO gene encoding thymopoietin isoform X1 produces MPEFLEDPSVLTKDRLKSELLANNVTLPAGEQRKDVYVQLYLQHLTARNRPPPPPAQPPPPAPAANSRAPPDFSSDDEREPTPVLGAAGRGRGGGAAAGRKATKKTDKPRSEEKDDLDVTELSNEELLCQLVKYGVNPGPIVGTTRKLYEKKLLKLREHVLESRSSTPLPAVSSSAENAKQNGNDDSDRYSDNEEGKKKEHKKVKSTRESVRISELPTSPSGGFFQAVSFPEIRARPPLGWTELQAAKRGHSSNRDPFRESLNTSSLLGIGQAEKVVSGEDIFTSSKYSQEIILSKSSLSSQPEPFATLSSAAVRPSCSPALKDPTAKSLGDHLQNICGENKAEFGSFTERACNLAHSVLFQNREKPDTLENSQRITPSLAQAIKDYVNSLLIKAGASNLGGISNFNSANVENLHKEAGPSQFQETEPMCTPKKFPRVHERSAKEQDSGFLCPSQHSVAPSAFAKAVISQSLSTLGIETPEECQHDTLSSIEPSFPLHDSILKVIDEEWSQIDGQIPSVASKYPVSAKETLHVLSVPKVDAEILELTSEVTSPAASQACNNQLDLAFCKTYEAAAGALQIAAHTAFVARAIQTNISQVANILNSDPSQIPEALRTLNKTYDAASFLCDAAFDEVRMAASTMGSSTMGRRHLWLNNDKVSPTHKNKLLALPLSGGTLFGGEVQKVIKKRGKRQ; encoded by the exons ATGCCCGAGTTCCTGGAGGACCCGTCGGTGCTGACGAAAGACCGGCTCAAGAGCGAGCTGCTCGCCAACAATGTGACGCTGCCGGCGGGCGAACAGCGCAAGGACGTCTACGTGCAGCTCTACCTGCAGCATCTCACGGCGCGCAACCGGCCCCCGCCGCCACCCGCTCAGCCCCCGCCGCCGGCTCCGGCCGCCAACAGCCGCGCGCCCCCGGACTTCTCCAGCGACGATGAGCGCGAGCCCACGCCGGTGCTGGGCGCCGCGGGCCGCGGGCGAGGAGGAGGCGCCGCCGCTGGAAGG AAAGCCACAAAGAAAACTGACAAACCCAGATCAGAGGAGAAAGATGATCTTGATGTAACTGAACTCTCAAATGAAGAGCTGTTGTGTCAACTGGTGAAATATGGAGTAAATCCTGGCCCTATTGTGG GAACTACCAGGAAACTATATGAGAAAAAATTGCTAAAATTAAGAGAACATGTTctagaatccagatcttccaCACCTCTGCCAGCAGTGTCTTCATCAGCAGAAAATGCTAAACAGAATGGAAATGATGACTCCGATAGATACAGTGACAATGAAGAAG ggaagaagaaagaacacaAGAAAGTGAAGTCCACTAGGGAGTCTGTCCGTATTTCTGAACTTCCAACCTCTCCCTCTGGTGGATTTTTTCAGGCAGTTTCTTTTCCTGAAATTCGTGCCCGTCCTCCCTTGGGCTGGACTGAATTACAGGCAGCTAAAAGAGGACATAGTTCTAATAGAGACCCATTCAGGGAATCTCTGAATACCTCAAGCTTACTTGGCATAGGACAAGCAGAAAAAGTAGTTTCAGGCGAGGATATTTTCACTTCTTCTAAGTACAGCCAGGAAATAATCTTGTCGAAAAGTTCACTATCTTCCCAGCCTGAACCATTTGCCACATTGTCCTCAGCTGCAGTGAGGCCCTCATGTTCTCCTGCGCTTAAAGACCCCACTGCCAAGAGCCTCGGAGATCACTTACAAAACATTTGTGGTGAAAATAAGGCTGAGTTTGGTTCTTTTACTGAGAGGGCATGTAATCTAGCACACTCGGTCCTCTTCCAGAATAGAGAAAAGCCAGATACTTTAGAGAACTCGCAAAGAATTACTCCATCTCTAGCTCAGGCCATCAAAGATTATGTAAATTCTCTGTTAATAAAGGCAGGAGCAAGTAATTTAGGTGGGATTTCTAACTTTAATTCTGCCAATGTGGAAAACCTACATAAAGAGGCTGGCCCATCTCAGTTTCAAGAAACTGAACCCATGTGTACTCCTAAAAAATTTCCCAGAGTACATGAGAGATCAGCAAAGGAACAGGATTCAGGTTTTCTTTGTCCTTCTCAACATAGTGTAGCTCCTTCTGCCTTTGCAAAAGCTGTTATTTCTCAGTCACTCAGTACCTTAGGCATAGAAACTCCTGAGGAATGTCAGCATGACACTTTAAGCAGCATAGAACCATCTTTCCCCCTCCATGACTCTATTTTAAAGGTAATTGATGAGGAATGGAGTCAAATTGATGGGCAGATTCCATCAGTGGCGAGCAAATATCCAGTTTCTGCTAAAGAGACATTGCATGTGTTGTCAGTTCCAAAAGTGGATGCTGAAATCCTAGAATTGACTTCTGAAGTCACTTCTCCAGCAGCCTCTCAGGCTTGCAACAATCAGCTTGATCTTGCCTTTTGTAAAACATATGAAGCAGCAGCAGGAGCCCTGCAGATTGCAGCCCATACGGCTTTTGTTGCTCGGGCCATACAAACAAATATCAGTCAGGTTGCAAACATTCTCAACTCTGATCCTAGTCAGATACCTGAGGCACTTAGAACTCTAAACAAAACATATGATGCAGCCTCATTTCTCTGTGATGCTGCCTTTGATGAAGTGAGGATGGCTGCCAGTACCATGGGATCTTCTACCATGGGGCGTCGGCATCTCTGGCTGAACAATGACAAAGTCAGCCCCACTCATAAGAACAAGCTGCTGGCGCTTCCTCTCAGTGGGGGAACATTGTTTGGAGGAGAAGTACAGAAAGTTATTAAAAAGCGTGGGAAGAGACAGTGA